GAAGAGATCAAGTCGCAGGTTCTCATGGCGAGCCTCGAACAGCTCGCGGAAGACCAGGCGATCGCGCCGCTCAGCCCGCCGGAATTCGACCCGACGCTCGTGAACATCCCGAAGGAAGGGCCGTTCGTTTACGAGTTCGACATCGAAGTGCGCCCCGAGTTCGACCTGCCCGAGTACAAGGGCATCAAGCTCCGCCGCCCGGTCCACACCTACACCGCGGACGAGGTCGAGGCCGAAAAGAAGCGGCTGCTCGAGCCCTACGGCCAGATCGTTCCGAAGGAGCCGGCGGTCGTCGAACTCTTCGACACCGTGACTGCGGACGTCACGATCGCCTTCAACGGCAAGGACATCAACAAGCTCGACGAGGTCCAGGTTAAGGTCGAGCCGCAACTCGCGCTCTCCGACGGCGTTGCCACGAGCTTCGGCGCGAAGATGAAGGGCGCCAAGCCCGGCGACGTGCGCGTGGTCGATATCACGCTCTCCAAGGAAACGGCCTCGGAGCAACTCCGCGGAGCGACGGTGCAAGCGACCTTCACCGTGAAAGACGTGAAGACCACGCGCCAGCCGGAAGTGACGCAGGAGCTTCTGGAAGGCTCCTTCGGCGTCAGCACGCCGGACGCCTTCACCGAACTCGTGCAAGCGGTTCTGGACCGGCGCCTCGAGTACAGTCAGCGCCGCTCGGCCCGCGAACAGGTGCTGCAAACGATCGCGTCGGCCGCGGCGTGGGATCTGCCGCAAGACATGCTTCGCAAGCAGGCCCGCAAGACGCTCGCCCGCAAGGTCATGGAGATGCGCAACGCGGGCATGACCGACGAGCAGATCCAGGGCCGGCGCCGGGTGCTCGAGCAGGACGTGCTCAAGAGCACGGCCGACGCGCTCAAGGAGCACTTCGTGCTCCAAAAGATCGCCGAGGTCGAGAAGATCGAGATCGAGGAAGAGGACATCGACGTCGAGATCGACCGCATCGCGGAGCAGTCGGGCGAGAGCTTCCGCAAGGTGAAGGCCCGGCTCGAAAAAGAAGAC
This region of Gemmata massiliana genomic DNA includes:
- the tig gene encoding trigger factor, whose protein sequence is MADETTPTTEAPKDDVTATALAEIAGAEVAAEADVKLQQAVEIKDVGPCKKHVKVTVERGAIDKRFDEKFTELTRSDQPQVRGFRPGKAPRKMIEKQYYESVAEEIKSQVLMASLEQLAEDQAIAPLSPPEFDPTLVNIPKEGPFVYEFDIEVRPEFDLPEYKGIKLRRPVHTYTADEVEAEKKRLLEPYGQIVPKEPAVVELFDTVTADVTIAFNGKDINKLDEVQVKVEPQLALSDGVATSFGAKMKGAKPGDVRVVDITLSKETASEQLRGATVQATFTVKDVKTTRQPEVTQELLEGSFGVSTPDAFTELVQAVLDRRLEYSQRRSAREQVLQTIASAAAWDLPQDMLRKQARKTLARKVMEMRNAGMTDEQIQGRRRVLEQDVLKSTADALKEHFVLQKIAEVEKIEIEEEDIDVEIDRIAEQSGESFRKVKARLEKEDLLEAVAADLLERKALDLIITNATYEDYELKADEQPGEVATVEQAALPEPEAPAEGGEPKADTAS